TTCTCTTCCTTGATGCTTCCTCATTTGAACTAAGGTAAAAGAATTAAATGATTGATTGACTTGCTTCCGACTTCAGCTTGGCATGAAGATATTCCTTCACTACTTATGTTAGAGAAGATGGATGAATTAAGGTAGCTCTCTACCATGCTTTTGTTATTCGTAGACGGTTGTTATTTTGACTTTGAAATGTTCAACAAAACAGAAACTTGTCCAATTCTCTGAACCATCCTGGAATCTAAACGAATGGGTTTGGATTACATAACGCGTTGATGTTTACTGTTTGTTCTGTTGCATTTATTATATCACATTGCTCACCGTTTTTGAGTCCCACCAAAccttatttttcaaatgaaaCACGAAATACCGTTTCAATGTTCTCCCGAACGCGATTTCGTGGACGAGGGTTTTTACATATACATAGTTTGACTGGGCGAGTACATGTTTtggctttttatttgttggtgCTACCACATATTTCATGTACTGAGTCAAAAGaaacttcctcttctctccctGGTTTCTTCTCCATTGACGTTGACCAGAGTAAAGAAACCTAAAAGCCAGTGATTGATGCAGCAACTCATTTTGCAACACCACAGGCTATTTATATAGACACCTTAGAAACCGAGTCTTATACATCATCGCTAGCTAGCttcatagaaagaaaaaaaaatggcgaatgccccaaacccaccaaacaagTGGAATTGGTTCAAGAGTTTCCAATACGACGAAGGAAACGATTCTCCCGGCGATGCACGCAATGTTTTGCTAGTAGTTGCAGCACTGATCACTGCAGTGACCTTCCAAGCCGGTGTCAACCCTCCCGGAGGTGTTTGGCAAGACAGTCAGAATGGCCACACTGCAGGGAGAGCCATTTATGCAACTCACAAAACAGCATTCTATGTGTTCTTGATATCAAACACCTTAGCTCTTTCCACTGCTATCTTTATAATCATATCGCTTACTCACAAGTTCCCTTTCCATTTGGAGGTCTTGGTTGCCACAGTGTCTATGATCGTGACTTATGGTTCTGCAGTGTTTGCTGTGACCCCAAATGAGTCTGTCCAGTTTCGTTACATATTGACTGCAGCTGCTCTGCCTTTTATAATAAGGATTTTTGTCCAAGTTTTCAAGATGTATAAACCGAAATGTGTGTCGTATTTTAAGAATCATTTTTAGATACAAATGGTTGTGTACAGCCATATTGGTTTATATCGCGTTAGTTACAGAATGAGAGAGATAAACATATAGTTATACAACATGCGGTGGACAAGAAACTTCGTACTTTTTCTTAGGCGGATGGTCAATGTATTGTGTTGTCAATTAGCAGTGTGTGTAGCTGAGTCAATGAGCAGGGTTGGGTTGCCACATGGATTTAACGTATGTAGTTGAAATGGACAGAGGAGGTAGGagttacaaattacaatgtaTCCCAGCTCAGATTTTATAGCGTTATCAAATTCTAAGATGATTTTCTAGTGATTATACAACTGGCTGGCCAAGGACAAGCATTATGCATCTCTCATTTTCTACACAAGAACTATGACCACAAGACATGCTTGTTTTATGTTAACTTCTATGCACTCTTCTTGCACATGCCAAGGAATGTTCTCTGTTTAGActatatgaatttttattcaaatatcGTCCAGATTAATAGTTTGACAACATAACATGTCCTGATCttttggacccctgtagtccaagagatttatggtcacccaccgttggatgtaaattcaacggttgacttgaatcgggtaataatcatttatgtcatattgcatttatatatatcattttgaaccattggattaatattcaacggtgggtgaccacaattttttggactcctgtggtccaagagatcgggacttgTTAAACGATATGACAAATAAACATtaatatttatactatatagATCAAATTAACAGTCAGACAATATAACCGCGTTGGAAAACCATTATATGAACAACTTTCTTACGATTTCTAAGCCAGCCTGTCAAATTCTACAACTCAGTACTAATTTCtaaacttctctctctctctcccccaacCAGTGGCCCATGATTGCACATGTTCCTTGTTCCCATCTCAAGATCAATACAACTGTCCACACCAAATATGactgcaataaaataaaacagtacTCTCTTGACACAAACTATTCTTTTGTTCACCGGTCCTacccatgtcaccaaattagcTTTCACACCCACCACTCATATACCTCGAAATTGTGACCAAGTATGAGCAAATTGTCTTGCATGGCCAGTGGCCACCTATGTTTTTCACTTGTGGCAACCTAAAAGTCAAGAAGagaaccctaaaatttatGGATAAGAACAAGATCAACCAAACAAGCCATTTAGAGGAACAATGGAGTGTTATTTGCATTGAATTAGGTTTTGGTGTGCTTCTAAGTGGTCTCGAGTTCTAActctgtgtgtgtatgtgagtTTTTCTCCCTTCCTTTTCCTAACTTTGgggaatgaaaaaaaaagtcatttaGAGGCATTGCTTTTCTTTCAGACTGGAAATTCAAGACCCATCTGTACATAACATGCCAAATAACTTCAattacaaaacccaaaaaagaaaaaaggaaaaaagaaaggacaGAAATATCTAATGTTCATATTGCCAGCCCAAAAAATATGGGCAAAGTACAAAAATCACTACCTCAACAactaccttttttttctttttttttttcctttaaggCAACAACCCTTTAAAGCTTTAATCAAACAGCTAGCTGCTGTGGCTGATGGGAGGCTTCCTCCTCATCAAAGCACAAATGGAGCTTTAGTGATTTGCCTAAACTAAGAGAAGAATCTGCAGAATCTAGAGGAGGCTGCAAGAGGAGCATTTCTCTTTGGAGGTAGGAGCAGTAGGTGGTGAAGGTTGAAGGGGTCACATTTAAGTTGAAGCTCAAACCAAATAGGAAATCCACTTCAAGAAAATTCATCTCTATTGTGCTGATCCCTCCAACTTTTGCATAATAAGCATTGTTGTAGTACCTGAATGTTACAGCACATttatgaaaatggaaattagTCAATTCTGGCAATAAATCCACAGCAAATAGATCCCATTACAAAAATAGCTTTCACATTACAGAAACTTTTCTATGAGCCATATTTCATCATGATGTTATTTGATCAAACATATTAAATTATGTCACCATGTGCATCTTGGTGGACTCTCCACTCCATGTATATAGGAAAGCCATGGTAGCACATGGCtgagattagttggatttttagttaaaacataattagcCAGGTAGGAAGAGACTAGGACATCGGGTGCAAgggtaaatgctcttaaccactttAGTTAGAAGTTCTTTGcgaaagtttttatttttgtgatcGAAGTTAGGAAGGGGGAGAGAGGGTAAAACTCACAGACACGAGTACTGCAGGAGCTTGAAGTCAAAGGCCTAGGCcaatccaactaacacccaTTAAAACTTTCTGAGGTTTTATATATTCAGAATCATTCCAAATCAGAAGGTTTTATACCTCCAACTTTTTCCAAGTAATTACAGAGttgtatgaaattatgaattgATGAAGATACCAAAGCAAGAAATGAAGCAAACCCAGATAAGAAAACAGTGAGAATTCTATAACTCAGAGACACAGCAAGCTTAATAAGGTAAgactcagaaaagaaaaacccagtgaATTCATATGCAATCTCCATCCACATTCATGCAGGAAACAGAATATTCCAAAACTTGTATGAACACAATGAAAATGACCACATAAACTTGTATAAATaactttgacaaaaaatttctaagtaCTCAAAACCACCAAAAGTTCAAATCCAAAGAGATTTTCCAAACAAATGCTCATCATAAGCTAATAAAATTCAACTTCACCACACTTACATGTCATCCATGAACTTTGCAGCCACCATGACACTAGTAATCAGCAACCGGTGAACGTTGTATGAATTGATGGGCAGAGTTGGTTGCCTCTGAGAAAACCGATCCAGATAAACATATGCAACAATTAAGCAAGATGGGCTACAATTGGCATACTTGAAAATCCTCTCCAAATAGCTCTGTATTGATATGGTGGGCCTGGTTAGGCCATGGAAGACTGAGATTCTCTGGGTTTGGAATGGATTGATGTCATTTGATTCAGCCACCCTTTGAACCAGAGATGAGAGGAATGTGATGATCTTGGTCATCACTATTGGGTTCTCTAGCTCTGccattgatgatgatgagagcAAGTTCTGGTTTGGTTCTCaagtgttttgaatttttttgctGGTGCTTAGTGCTTATGTTGTCTATATATAAGATTGGTGTTAGGAATTAGTGACTTagcatttttttgttttttgtttttttgttttttggttaaagAAAGGAGGGAGCATGAGAGATGATAGAGgccaaagaagagaaaggtaaatgtataaaactaaaaactaaaaactaaaaacaaatttttttttctctctttttatatttatttcaactataataaaacagaaaacaaaaacagataaaaaaaaacaaaggaagttATTCATTATTACCAAAATAGCCTCAACAATTTGAATGAGGACTTTACTTATCCTCATTGGTTTATTGGGTTTGTGACACGAgtcatttttaatttaaaaagattgcattttgagtttgggcaatgattttcttttccttttatttcaaACCTTTTAAGAGGGAAGAAAGATGGATTAATGGTGGATTAAATAGTGTCATTTTCTTGAAATGAAcgtgggatttttttttttttttttttggcgatTTGCTGTGACAATTGTGATGGCATGCCATACCCATCATGTGATTACATGTGGGAAAAATTTGTGATTGTAATGTGGGCCCCCACGTTCTAAGAGATCTTGCATCTTCGCATGTGTTGTGATTCGCATACAATTTGGATGGCATAACATGGATTTGCTATGTTTGGTCCACGGCTTTCATGTAAGCTGCTTTTGTTGCAAGCAATAAGTACACTCAAAATTTGCACAATTTAGGGATGGTGGGTTGGGGTTCAAGATTGGGTCATGTGATTTGTATCTTGCTTAACTTAATATAATTACAATGATGCTAATATTGTACTCTTTGTTTTCGATCAAAATAAATGAGGTTTAGAGTGAATTCGAATTTAAAACACTACTACATTATTCGGTGAACGATTTTAATAAGCGCACTTATAATTAAAGTGACAAATTTATTAAACCACCGCTTGGATGGTGACTAAAAAGGTCACGAGATTGGCAAGGGATTGTTGTCTGTGAATCGAATAGCAAACAAAACGTCAAAATCTGTGGGAAGGGCAAGTTTTGGACATATCAATCCAGCATAGATTGAGTTTCATATATGGTTATAGCAATTTGGTCCCAGAAAAGAATATTTAGAAAGTAATATGTGATATTTTATATGcacattgtttttatttttatttttatcttaatCATTTACTTATTAAACcgattgattttttattttatttcttttttgaatcTATGTGGACTATTTTATATGCACACCATATTATTGTATAACAACGACGGTAGAATTTAATATGAGAATGTCAcacaaaattggaaaagaaaaggttttaTATGACATGTCCTATTAATCTTTACTGTaaagattttgtttattttatttttattattattattacctTCTTTTTTGTATTCAGGCTAAACTACAGGCTAGCTATACTATAGTGTAAATAATCCAAGCTACAGCAAAGATTATCTGTTTGTAGACAATCTAAAAGTTCTCATGTTCTGGtaatattatttctttgtcaccatatatatatatatatatattggcgGATACATTAAGGTgcaaggaggtgcagctgcatCTTCTTTTGTCGGAAAAATTATTGTATGTGCTTCAAATTGCCCCTTTGTTCAACTggtgtacagattaccttatttccattttcaacatttaagtaaatgtctttgtccttttactttcatttatttttatattactccatttacttaagtttactatgtaaataaggaagtaccctccatttggattcaaataaaaatactggaaaatcaaattcccaccaaatcaaaatatgaaaaatcggttttagtgcaaaatacgatttaggctaaaaatgatggctcattaagtcaatatatacttcatactaaaatctcataaaatcaagttttctcatttgatgtgtaaggaataaaagccgccaaaaattatcttgagaaagtgattattccgaaaaactatttttcatacttaatcaatattgcacctctgttaaaaaaattatgggtccgccagtgtatatatatatatacctttgTGTCCTAAGGAAGCAGATCTCATCCAATCCTGCACCATGACTTGTAATTATAACCTTTTTTAGGTTCGAAATTACTTTGGTAGCAAATGTGTGTCAAAATATGAAATGTATAAGTGAATATTGTTTGtgagaattttctgtgtattcttctcttcGTAGGAGgttgtatttataatacaataaACCTTTGTAGGTCAAGAAAAGTAGTAACTCCAAATTCtttttacagtaggaaatcaagaattaaagtaaatcaattacattgAATATAGGAAACCTTGgcgtgtaaggaaagtaattgCGAGTTCACAAGTCatgccaacactccccctcacgttggtgcatagatgcgCAATGCCCAATTGgtccagtgaattgtggaacgCTCTACtagaaattttctttgtcaaaatatccgccaattgatcctcaaACTTTATGAACGGAAACTGAATCACTTTAACTTCAAACTTCTCTTTGATATAATGTCGATCCACCTTAACATGTTTGGTGCGATAATGTTGAATTGAATTATGTGCAATAGTTATTGTAgctttgttgtcacaaaagagatttaTTTCAGACATAGGTCGATACCCAAGTTAAGTAAGCAACCTACGTAGCCAATGGAGTTCGCAAAACCTTTAGTCATACCTCTGAACTCAGCTTCTGCACTAGATAGAGCTACTACCTTTTGTTTCTTACTCCTCCATATCACTAAATTACCTCCCACAAATGTAAGTAACCAAATGTAGATATTCTATTTGTTACACTTCTTGCCCAATCAACATCTAtgtaaccatcaatattcatATGACCAtgttttgagaacataagtcctttgcTAGGTGCAGACTTTAAATATCGAAGTATTCGAAGAACTGTATTAATGTGATTTTCACTTGTAGAATGCATGAATTGACTAACTACACTCACGTCATAAGcgatgtctggtcgagtatgtgacaaatagatcaatcttcccactaacctttggtatatTTCCTTGTTGGTTGGAACTTGAACCAGATATTTTTCAAGATGGTGATtttgaacaataggagtgtctacaggtttgcaatctagcattcTTGTGTCTGTtaacaagtccaagacatattttCTTTGAGATAGAAATATGCTTTGCTTTGATCAGGCCACCTCAAtccccaagaaatacttgagtccacttagattcttcatctcaaattcagtAGCTAAATAGTCTTGCAGCCGAGATATTTCATGTTCATCATTctcagtaataatcatatcatcaacatagattattaaagcCGTTACCTTTCCTTTCTAATGTTTTAAGAACATAGTATGATATGAATTGCTTTGCTTGAACCAATGATTCCTCATTGCTAAAGTGAATCGTCCGAACCATGCATGTGGTGATTGTTTTAAACGATATAGTGCTTTCCACAACTTGCACACCACACTTGTCTGAGTAGATGTTGTATATCTCGGAGGAATGTTCATGTACACTTCTTTTGTGAGTTTACCATACAAGAAATCATTTTTTTACATCAAAGTTATGGATTGGCCAATCCAGGTTAGTTGTGAGAGATAGGAGCACTCTAACTGTGTCAAGCTTTGCTACGAGGGCAAATATTTTTGCATAATCGATGctataggtctgtgtgtacccttttgccacaagacTGGCTTTGTATTGTTCAATGGAACCATCGGCATTGTGTTTGAGAGTAAACACCCATATGCATCCAactgttcttttttttctagAGGGTAATGTCTCGAGTGTCCAcgtctgatttttctctagcgcatttttttcttccttcattgCTTGATTCCACTTcagatctttcaatgcttcagtcACCTTAGTGGGAATATCAATAGCAGACAATTGATGCACAAACACCTTTAGTGGTTCAGCCAATCCTTGAGTGGACACATGGTTGACAATTCGATACTTCGACGATTTGCTAATATCATGAGAATACCGATTTGGTGGTTTGCCACGATtatgcctgaaaggtaattgatatccaacaaaatcatcaactaAATTCACAGGAGTTTTAGGGCTAAatatattctcaggagattggtcgtCTAGTACTATAGAATGAGAGGGGGGTCTTCGTCTTTCTTCTCGATAGAATCAGAAGTAGTTAAATTAGAAGACTTTTCAAACGCATGCGACTGGTTGCATTCTTTAGGGCGACCAATCGTTTTAGTCCGAGCCCAACTATTGAATTTTGCTGTTCGTGGCAACTAGACGAGCCAACAGCTGTGGTGTAAGATTGTATTTGATGGGGCACGAATGCAGATGAAGATGGTTGGCCAGGCCGACTGGTCGAGGGGTGGCCCGCAGACTGGTGAGTGCCCTTGACAGCTAAACTAGCCAATGTCGGCACCTGAGTATCCATCATCACAGCTTGTCGGAGATCTTCGAGTCGAACAAAAGCATAGGTCTGCTCGACAGTGGGAAATAGAGCCATTTGAAGAACATTACTGTGGGCATTGTCAAGGCGGTCATCTAAGCCATCCAAGAAGATATAAACACTGTCTTCCTGGAGTTGGTATTGTGCTCCTTGATATAGGAGTCACACTTCATCCGATTCGGATGATGAAAATCGATTTCTTGCTGTAAACTTTGGAGATCGTTGTAGTAGGTTTCAATAGAACCACCTACTTGTTGCATTCGGTGAGTGCGCCGTTTGAGATCGTACACCTGAGATGTATCAGTGTCATCAAAGTGGGTCGTGGCAATCCAATCCTAGATGGCATGTGCAGTgggaaagtgaaaaaaggtGCTAATCAAACGAGGCTCCAAAAAGTGTATTAGCCAGCCTTTCACAATGACATTCTTAGTGCGTCAGCGGTGGAAATGCATGTCAGTCAAATGAGGTGGTGGAAGTTCGCCGCTGAGGTATCCTAACTTGTCTTTGCATGTGACTTACATCTCGAAAACTTGGGACCAAAGAGGATAGTTGGAGCCATCCAACTTGATGCCAATGGGGTAGCCGAAGCTTCATAGGTAATAGTTGGGGTCGAGGGCAGGATCTCCGCGTCCATCATTTTTGTGTTCAGGTTCGGGGTTGGATTTGGGTTTGGGGTCGAATTCTGGTTCTGGATCTTCAAGAACTAGGTCATCTGAGTAACCAATTCAACAAAGTTCGGTTGAGAAGGAGAAGCGAAATCGGTGGTGCTACTTTCATGGTGGTGAAAAAGATCTTCATCCCCTATGATGGTACCATTGTGTAAAAACTAAGAGTCaacaattccaagatcgccaCTTTGATACCATGTCAAAATATGAAACGTATAAGCGAAtattgtttgtgggaattttctgtgtattatTCTCCTCGTAGGAGgttgtatttataatacaataaACCCTTGTGGGTTAAGGAAAGTAATAACTCATATTTCTATTTACAGTAAGAAATtatgaattaaagtaaatcaattacattgAATATAGGAAACCTTAGTCTGTAAAGAAAGTAACTGCAagtccacaagtcacgccaacaaaaTGTTCATCCACGTAACAAACAATTCTAAAATATGTTAACAACATTGTAAGATTACATATTGAGACAAAATTACATTTTGATCAATTATTTAGATTAACAATTTGACAacataaatatcaaattaAGGGGAGGATGCCACTTTGAATATTAGTACAATTATAAGTACATAAGAACCCTCTTGCATACAATCAATGTTAATAACCCCAATTACATGGTATAACATCTCCTGAAATCTTATCCTATAGATTCCTAAGAGATCCTTTTGTACTAGTTTAGTGTAACTCAACCActtacaaaaagaaataattataGATTACTATACTTTAACCATTAGAATACAATATTCCAATGATCATCAAATGGTGGGGAGCTTTTTCGCTAGGTGTGATTTAGGATTTTAGACTAGTAGCTAGTCTCAAAAAACTAAGTTGTTGGGGGAATGAGTTAACAATGCATATCGAGCTCCCTTACATGCATAGTCATCATGCATGTAGAGAGACAAATAGATAAAGGGagatatacaaatatataaatatatatatttatatatatatatatatatatatatatatagatgcagCCCCTGCAAACCAACAAAGACGTTGAGTAAGGGAATCAACTTACGATATTTTGTAAAGAATGCTCTGATGATGTCAGACAATCATAACTCCAAAAACTTAAGTTGTTTGACAAGGTAGAATCAGGAATTTTCTGATGGGTGGGGTAACTAAAATTTTTAGCTTAAAATATAATGttctttttaaacaaaattaaatttttttttttttgacctTTTCAGTTTGAAcctgttaatttttttttagcatCAACCGAAAAGCTTTTAAGATGCAAAgtgcaaaaatataaataattatgttTCACACATCTATATTAATTGTAAACCTAAGAACAATATAATTAGGTTTACGTGCTGTTCTGCTCTTGAAAGATAATACAaataaatttgagaaaataatatttctcTAATGTGTTGTAGTTGATGGTGAGccatataggtttttttttcctccttaaaatttcttttaccAAAGACAGCAGATAATTTCCCACACAAAAAAGGCAgcagataaagaaaaaagacagcAAACTtcgagaaaaaacaaaacaataggCATCAGATTTTGCGAaggaaaaaactaaaaagcaGCAAACTTGTCgtttattattagtttttctTCAGAATTAATTGGGCTACAGCCCACCACAGCCTTAGTTGTAGTTTCGCATCTATTATCAGAGAATGAGTCAACAATGTGTACGAAACTTAAGAAAAAAATGCCTAATTGCCAACCTGGAATCATGTATTTTGGTTGGAGTGAAGCATGAGCAAAGCATGTTTCTGTGAGAGTAACATCTCAGCATTTGTATTGGGATCAAAATATACAGAAGCTTGTCTGGTTGCATCCCAAACCCATGTGCTATTCATGTGTGATCCCCTCCCACctcaaaaaaatacaaaaataaaaaaccaaaaccaaaaaaacctaAATTACATTGTCGTCATCGCCAGCATAATTTGCCATCATAAAGTAGAATAAACATTTTCgtaattagaaaataaaaatggaaaatttagACCAAACCCCACATTCCCACATGTTCTCCGTTTTGAGTGCATGGTGGTGGGCCTCCTGTAACTTTTAAATATATCAAAACCCCTTGTTATGTGCCTAAGATTTTGGACGTCCCTCAATTAAttaaaggaaaatgctagggagaccaactttagataccaacttgtgtaccaactctctaatagagtgtgggacccattgtattggtgggctccacctctattagagagttggtacacaagttggtatctaaagttggtctccctagcatgacccttaattaaataattaaatcatGCTAAATCACTATTATTGAGATACCAATGGGTGAGGTTGTGGTGAAATTATAGAATGCTATAGTAGTACGGTTATGTGGTACATTTTatacacgtgttataatatagaTAGATGATAGAgtttatttttcccttttttaagGAATAGTATCTAAAAATAtctacttatattataacacatgtACAAGATGTATCACGTGACCGTACTACTGTAATGTTCTTTAATCTCTCTAGCTTGTGAGATGGCAACTATGTTATTATATGGATATTATTTCCTTACTTGTAAGGAGACACTCATCTTTTATGCGAATTACAATTTGAcatatatgtaaaaataatttattaaaaacacaaaaaaggaaaacttatATGTACACATATCACACTGCTATTGGCATAAATGTAAAAATTTCTACTTACCTATAAAGAGGGAAGTATTTTCCTTATTATATTATGCATGTCTCCTTTTTCCTTATGTGGTTTTTAGTTTCTACACCAATGTTTgagtacttttattttattttattatccaaatagacaatttttgttttcttttaaaaggTGTTGATTTAGAAATTTACTTCCCATGCATGCAATGCGTTTCAAGTCATTGTCGAAGAAAACGAAGTAATTTGGGGGTTTAAATTTGATTAGGAGAAGTTGATATACATATTTCAATGACACAATCTCTAGCATGCAAAATATGGACTACATGCAAGTTGTCTTTCCACTTCAATTAGAACATCTCTGAGATTGACCTAAcgtcattttaaaaattgaagaaagctATTTGTGCTACCCAATTACCCTTATGCATTTTAGTGCGGAAGTGCAAATGTACAATCAGTCGTGCTCGCTAGAGGATCTAAAAATGAGGAACTGTGAacaacttttttaattattttttataacaacCCCTTAATTGTGTTAATTACATGTCTAACAACGGAAAATAGATGACCTCTCAAAAGACCCGG
Above is a window of Prunus persica cultivar Lovell chromosome G2, Prunus_persica_NCBIv2, whole genome shotgun sequence DNA encoding:
- the LOC18786934 gene encoding cyclin-U4-1 encodes the protein MAELENPIVMTKIITFLSSLVQRVAESNDINPFQTQRISVFHGLTRPTISIQSYLERIFKYANCSPSCLIVAYVYLDRFSQRQPTLPINSYNVHRLLITSVMVAAKFMDDMYYNNAYYAKVGGISTIEMNFLEVDFLFGLSFNLNVTPSTFTTYCSYLQREMLLLQPPLDSADSSLSLGKSLKLHLCFDEEEASHQPQQLAV
- the LOC18785006 gene encoding uncharacterized protein LOC18785006 — encoded protein: MANAPNPPNKWNWFKSFQYDEGNDSPGDARNVLLVVAALITAVTFQAGVNPPGGVWQDSQNGHTAGRAIYATHKTAFYVFLISNTLALSTAIFIIISLTHKFPFHLEVLVATVSMIVTYGSAVFAVTPNESVQFRYILTAAALPFIIRIFVQVFKMYKPKCVSYFKNHF